CAATTATTTTATGTATCCATAATGCATCTCCTATCTGTAAAGTATATCCTTTGTCCGGATTATGAAAAACTGTATGTCCGTGAGACCCTATTACATCAAGCTCCACAATTTTTTCCTCTTCAATAAAAATCCTGACCTGCTCTGCCAAAAACCTTCCGTATTCCGAATGCAGTTCGGTTAATTCAAGAGCACTCATTTTCACTGAATTCCTCAAGTCACTTTCCAGCACCTCAGAATAAGAAACCGATTTTGATTTTAAAAGCTCGAAACTCCAGTTTTCACCATCTTTAGTATAGCTGGAATATGCTATATCCAACCCGTCTAATGACGTGCCTGACATCAGTCCAACTGCATAATATTGTTGTGCGTGCATAATATTTATTATAATTAATAGGATATTAAAGCTTAAAAATATATTTTTATTATCTCTAACCAATAAAATAAGACATTTAAATGGATTTTAATTTTACAGAAGAACAGTTAATGATTCGGGATGCTGCTCGTGATTTTGCGAGAACTGAATTACTGCCCGGAGTGATTGAAAGAGATGAATTAGCGAAATTTCCAAAAGAACAAATAAAAAAAATGGGAGACCTTGGATTCTTAGGAATGATGGTAGACCCAAAATATGGCGGTGGCGGTATGGATACAGTTTCATACGTGCTTGCAATGGAAGAAATTGCAAAAGTTGATGCATCGGCTGCTGTTGTAATGAGTGTAAATAATTCATTAGTCTGCTGGGGGCTTGAAGCGTATGGTACTGAAGAGCAAAAACAAAAATACCTGACAAAGTTAGCCACCGGTGAAGTAATTGGAGCTTTTGCTCTTTCAGAACCCGAAGCGGGATCAGATGCAACAAAACAACGTACTACTGCAATCGAAAAAGAAGATCACTACTTATTAAACGGCACAAAAAACTGGATTACCAACGGTAATACTGCATCTACCTATATTGTAATAGCGCATACACATCCCGAAAAAGGTCATAAAGGAATTAATGCATTCATTGTAGAAAGAGATATGGATGGCTTTGATATCGGTCTCAAAGAAAACAAGATGGGAATCAGGGGTTCAGACACTCACTCTCTAATGTTTACAGATGTAAAAGTTCCTAAAGAAAACAGAATTGGAGAAGATGGATTTGGGTTCAGATTTGCGATGAAAGTTTTGGCCGGAGGAAGAATTGGTATTGCCGCCCAGGCTCTCGGAATAGCATCCGGTGCATATAAAGCGGCACTACAATATT
Above is a genomic segment from Bacteroidota bacterium containing:
- a CDS encoding acyl-CoA dehydrogenase family protein — its product is MDFNFTEEQLMIRDAARDFARTELLPGVIERDELAKFPKEQIKKMGDLGFLGMMVDPKYGGGGMDTVSYVLAMEEIAKVDASAAVVMSVNNSLVCWGLEAYGTEEQKQKYLTKLATGEVIGAFALSEPEAGSDATKQRTTAIEKEDHYLLNGTKNWITNGNTASTYIVIAHTHPEKGHKGINAFIVERDMDGFDIGLKENKMGIRGSDTHSLMFTDVKVPKENRIGEDGFGFRFAMKVLAGGRIGIAAQALGIASGAYKAALQYSKERKAFGTEISNHQAIAFKLADMATEIDAARFLCMKAAWDKDQGANYDVSGAMAKAYTATMAMKVTTEAVQVHGGYGYVREYHVERMMRDAKITEIYEGTTEIQKIVISRGILRD